TCAGTGCCcagtgggcctggcctggccccgcgctgccccccccacgcGCGGCTTGGTGCCACCTTCAGAGCAGGCTCCACAAGCTGCATTTAACGGGGTCTTGGGATAAAAGCCCCCCGTGCTGGGCACgagccagctctgctccagagGGCCAGGCTAGAACAGccggggcagcaggctggggaagCGGAGGCTGGAGCAAAgcgggggggggaacagggcaggggctggagaagtgggggcctgcaggctggagcagagcgggggggctACAAGctaggggagcaggaaggggcaggagcagcagggggggctgcaggctggagtgGGGGCGCGGCAGGCGGGGAGAGCAGGAAGGggccagagcgggggggggggggctgcagggccacaTGGGCAGTGGGTGCCGGGCGGTACAGGGCGCATGCCGGCAGAGCGCCCTGTGGGTGAAGCCGGGGCAGGGCTCGCGGCCGCGCCTGGAGCCAGTGTGGGGCGTGGGCCAGTGCTGcccatgtggggggcaggggcgcagaGGAGCCCTGCACAGGCAGATCGCCGGGTGCCCTGGGCTGACGGGGTGTCTGGTCCAGGGACTGTGGGTTTGCTttgttggcggggggggggggagagggagagtgaaCCTACAATTGGCCCGACGTGGAAGGGGCTCCTCAGTGcttgtgagcccccccccccggctggatCTCAGCCCCCATCTCTGGGCCCCTGCCCTAGTCCAGTGCCTGGGGTGAGGGAgcccaagggagggaggggagctcccTGAACCAggccctggggggtggggctgaatGGTGGGTTGGGGGGGTTCATTCCTGACGGGGGGCACCTCGTGACAGAACTCCAGGGTCAGTGGAGCGTGTGCAACCCCCTTTCCCACAGCTATGGGGCCTGCTACCCAGCCCACCCCCACACCAGTGCACAACGGGGCAGATTCCAAGCCCTAGTGTCCCCAAAGTCTCTAAAAGTCAGTTTCTAGCCCTCCTGGTTTGTATTTCACAAACCAGCCCCTCTCTCTGTGAGCGGTAACCAGCAGTGATGGTTGCAGGCAACCTGGGGCCCGTCTCAGCCTGTTCACTCTGAAACATACTGATGGCAGTTCTAAGGGGAAAACAGCCTGTGCTACAGGGTGCTGCCACTGACACAGCTACCTGCCAGCTCTGGCTCTCAGACGTTTTAAGTGGGGGGTGTCCCTCATTGTCCCCACAATCCAGTGGCTTCCCCCCGAGCGTAGGGATGGGCTTGGAGTTGTGCCAGGGGGTGTGAGCTTCCTCGCCAGCATGAGGAACATCCTCCGGCTCGTTCAAAGGGAAGTTCAGTTGCCCTGATGCAGCCCAGCTGCCAGGCCCTTCCAGCGTGGCCTATTGCTCTCCCCACCGCCAAGCTCAGCGGAAGCCCGGGCCGCTCAGGCCTCAGCTCGGAGCCCGGCGGGCGGCGCACAGACCTGCAGCCAATTCACCAGGGACAGGTACGTGGATAGGACTTTATTGGAGAGGCGCAGGGTGCCACGCGCAGGCCAGCACCCAGCAGAAGACCCGGGCCTGTAGGCGCTTAGCGAGCGGAGACCAGGCacggctggatggcagaggcctgGCAGGAGAAGGGCCCCGGCTTCCTTCAGAGACGGGCAGGACCCGAGTCGACCTGGGGGGACCCCTGAGCATCCCTGGCCTGTTCGCGCCTGTCgccccctgcaggccctgcagtgccAGAGCAGGCGGGGAGGCCACGGGGTTGGGGAATGCCTCACCCACAGGGCTCGCTCCTGCCACCCCCACGCTCATTCCAGGGTGGGAACCGCAGCGCGCCATGTGACCCAGGCGTCCAACCGGCACACGCCTGCCCAGCTCAACTCTCCAATCAGAGGCTGGCAAACACAGGGCTAAGGCACGTAGGGCGGGTCCCACTGGCTCCGTCCTgggtccatctaacccagcatCCCCCCTGCCGGGGTCACCACCAGCCCCTCGGGACGGGGCAAGACCCCGGGACCCCAGTGGGCCTGGCAGGGCAGTTCTGACCCACTCTACAACTCTGCTGATTCAGCCATGATCTGCCGGCTGGGACGCGCATCCTCGGTGCGGCCGGCTAAACGCTGCGTGCAGCCAGCCCGCGCCCCGCGCCCCAGGGAAAAGCAGCATTTCCTCGTGACCATGGCCCCCGGCTACCAAGGCCAAAAGGGGCCAGTGTGATCGCCTGGCCTGCCTCGGGACCAGCCAGTTCCTCCGAATTAATTCCTCGGAGCAGAGCCTTTAGCAACCAGCCAGTCGGCACTCGAATGCAGCCCGCTATGGCAAAGCCCCCGTGGCCACTGGCAGCTTGTTCTGGGCGAGGCCCTCGGCCGTACATCCAGTCTGAGCGACTAGAACGGCGtcctctgatttcccttcccTCGCCGGACAGCGCGGGTTTGAACTCATCAACAGCGAAGCGATGTGGTGTGCCAGTTGCAGCAGGGGGTTCAATTATTTAGAAAGCCACCACGGGTGTGAGAGGGTGggtggcccagtggttagagcactggcTTCGGGTTTGCtggcaggggttcaggtctctggTCTACCACAGACCTTCCCTGCATGACTTAGCcgtgttgtgcctcagtttcccatcctgAAAGTGAGGCTAACAGGTCTGCTTGGCCTCTAGGGGGAGTTGTGAGGCTAATTGTGTGTGTCCCAGGTGCAGGATGGGTTTTGTTACGTACACCAAGAGGGGGATGGTGCGCGACGCATCACCTCCAtggtggtgcacataataaaattcattctgTACATGGACAGTCTGTGGTGGGGCCGGGCAGAGCGGTTCAgtgtgaggtttgggggggatgagggctggggatgcaggctctggggtgggggtgaggggtttaggaagtgggaaggggctcagggctggggctgtgcaggatctggggtggggctgagggaggggtttggggtacaggctcCCCCAGGAGAGAGGGATCCCCCAGGCCTCTCACCACAGCGGCTCTGGGCCCGGTGAGGGGCCGGCCGTGGCAGATCTGGTGAggctgaggtggggaggggcacccctcccccagctacagCAGATccaggctgctgggggggtgggggagaacttTGAGAAGGCCCCGCTGGGTCCGGCTGAGAGGGAGCCCAGACCGCGACAGGGCCAGAAGCCACAAAACAGAACCTCCGGCTTCAGTGAAAGGGTTCTGGAAAACTCTGGGCACTGAAGTGGGGGAGATCCCCTAAGGCACATGAGGGTGTGGGCAGCAAGGGATGATGCCCGGGGAAAGAGACTTACTACTGCTGCTGGCGGAAGCTCTCCATTAGCGTCAGTGCCAGGGGGCAGCTAGTCAAGAAGGAGGGAGTGGGGTACAATCAATGCCAACCCCCAGGGGGCGCGGGAAGCTGCCGTCTGTCTCACCCCCCGGCATCTCCCGCCAGCTTTGGCTGAGAGCGGTCGGGTTGGACTTGGTACCTGGTATTTTGATGACTGAACTACAAAACCAGCCTTCGTGCCGCCCCGTGTCCCACTTGGTatccagtcctgccttcacattcccccccccagcctgcagaactgggggggaggggggaaatatgGGGGACCCGGATCAGGAGCCCCTCGACTGCAGCACCCGCTGTCccgtggggcaggtgggggggcacGTGTCTGCCGACTGGGCGTGGAAGGGAGAGGGTCCTCTGCCCACCGGCCTCGCAGCACGGCCTCGGGCGTCCCCAGGACCAGCTGTGCATGACgtctcagtgctgcctggggtGGATCCTGGCCCCCCAGATGGGGGGCAGAGATTCCCACAGGAGCTGCCCGGCTCAGCCACGGAGGCCCCATGTCAATGGCACGTGCGTCTTCCTCCCGCAGAGCAGCCAGGTACCCCGCTGGCTGCCATGGGAGGAGGCGCAGCCCCTGGGGTGGAGTGTTGCATGCTGGGATTTGTAGTCCCAGAGACCACAGTGGGGCAGAACCGGTGGGGGCAAGGCTGCcgaggccctgggctgggcccgtCACAGGGAGTGGTAGTGGGCCAGCGCCACGCCGCCAGGCAACACCGCCGGGTGCAGAATGTCTCCTGGATGGCTCACCCACACGTCGTACACACTCTTGTTGGGGGGCATGCCCGGCACCGTGTGGTCCAGGTCCATGGAGAGGCAAGgaagccgggggccctgctgccgGGGGACCCCTGAGGAGCCTGGCCTCAGGTCCCAGTACACCGGGCTGCCATAGCTGGGGGGTCTGTAACTGTAGAAGGGcaggcctggcatgggggggagggcaaagaacGGGGGGCCGCTGGGGGGAGCCACGACATTGGGGGCCACGCACTTGGTGTaggaggtggggagctgctcccagcacggccgggggagcagggtgggcgaCGGAGCCGGGGTGCAGCCTCCGGAGCTGTCGGAGTCCGAGCTGGATGCGCTGCTCTGGCGGGTGGCCAGCAGCCGGGGCCGCTTGGCCGGGGCGCGCGCCTGCCTCGGCCGCCGGCCGCCGGGGCCCCTCTCGTCGGACGACACGGAGCTGAGGGTGCAgatgctgctggaggaggaggagaacgacCGCGGCGCAGCCAAGGGGCAGGCCGGTCGCCAGGGCAGCACCGGGGGCCCGGAGGAGAGGCGGAAGATGGGGACCGGGCCCCACATGCTGAGGGGAAGCGACTCTcccgctggctggctgggagggggctgcacaggctgggcctgggcccTGGCCTCCTGGGGCTTCCCGGACAGACCCACCTCCTGGAAGTCACTGAGGAGGGA
The DNA window shown above is from Pelodiscus sinensis isolate JC-2024 chromosome 2, ASM4963464v1, whole genome shotgun sequence and carries:
- the LOC142826898 gene encoding forkhead box protein H1-like; this translates as MPQPAREEGAAGSPERDGAAPQDPGRRGRKKKKKRYNRHRKPPYTYLAMIALVIRAAPGRRLKLAQIIQEIGALFPFFSEGYQGWKDSIRHNLSSNSCFSKLLKDPAKPQAKGNFWTVDVSRIPPEALKLQNTAISRQEAASFASDLAPFVLHGWPYGRQGAQRQPQGTADASSDDEESGYPPGEGARPGSSFTIDSLLSDFQEVGLSGKPQEARAQAQPVQPPPSQPAGESLPLSMWGPVPIFRLSSGPPVLPWRPACPLAAPRSFSSSSSSICTLSSVSSDERGPGGRRPRQARAPAKRPRLLATRQSSASSSDSDSSGGCTPAPSPTLLPRPCWEQLPTSYTKCVAPNVVAPPSGPPFFALPPMPGLPFYSYRPPSYGSPVYWDLRPGSSGVPRQQGPRLPCLSMDLDHTVPGMPPNKSVYDVWVSHPGDILHPAVLPGGVALAHYHSL